Proteins encoded in a region of the Orcinus orca chromosome 8, mOrcOrc1.1, whole genome shotgun sequence genome:
- the RNF26 gene encoding E3 ubiquitin-protein ligase RNF26 produces MEAVYLVVNGVGLLLDVLTLVLDLNFLLVSSLLASLAWLLAFIYNLPHTVLTSLLHLGRGVLLSLLAFIEAVVPFTFGGFQALCTVLYSCCSGLESLKLLGHLASHGALRSREILHRGVLNMVSNGHALLRQVCDICAITMSLVAYVINSLVNICLIGTQNLFSLVLALWDAVMGPLWRMTDVVAAFLAHISSSAVAMSILLWTPCQLVLELLASAARLLASFVLVNVTGLVLLACVLAVTVTLLHPDLTLRLATQALSQLHARPSYHRLREDVVRLSRLALGLETWRRVWSRSLQLASWPNRGGAPGAPQGGPRRVPSARTWRQDALPEAGPRSEAEEEEVRMARVTAARGRERLNVEEPVAGQDPWKLLKEQEERKKCVICQDQSKTVLLLPCRHLCLCQACTEILMRHPVYHRNCPLCRRGILQTLNVYL; encoded by the coding sequence ATGGAGGCTGTGTACCTGGTAGTGAATGGGGTGGGCCTGTTGCTGGATGTGCTGACCTTGGTGTTGGACCTCAACTTCCTGCTGGTGTCCTCCCTCCTGGCTTCCCTGGCCTGGCTCCTGGCCTTCATCTACAACCTGCCACATACGGTACTGACTAGTCTTCTGCACTTGGGCCGTGGAGTCTTGCTGTCACTGCTGGCCTTCATCGAAGCCGTGGTTCCCTTCACCTTTGGGGGCTTTCAGGCCTTGTGTACCGTACTATACAGCTGCTGTTCTGGCCTGGAGAGCTTAAAGCTCCTGGGGCACCTGGCCTCTCACGGGGCGCTTAGGAGCCGGGAGATCCTGCACCGGGGTGTCCTCAATATGGTCTCCAATGGCCATGCTTTGCTGCGCCAGGTCTGTGACATCTGTGCCATCACCATGAGCCTGGTGGCCTATGTGATTAACAGCCTGGTCAACATCTGCCTCATTGGCACTCAGAACCTCTTCTCCCTGGTGCTGGCCCTGTGGGATGCAGTGATGGGACCGCTGTGGAGGATGACGGATGTAGTGGCTGCTTTCCTAGCCCACATTTCCAGCAGTGCTGTGGCCATGTCCATCCTCCTCTGGACCCCCTGCCAACTGGTACTGGAGCTCTTGGCCTCTGCTGCCCGCCTCCTGGCCAGCTTTGTGCTTGTCAATGTCACTGGCCTGGTGCTGCTGGCTTGCGTGCTGGCAGTGACAGTGACTCTGTTGCACCCGGACCTCACCCTGAGGCTGGCCACCCAGGCGCTCAGTCAGCTCCATGCCCGGCCATCCTACCACCGGCTCAGAGAGGATGTTGTGCGGCTCTCTCGCTTAGCACTGGGCTTGGAGACCTGGCGCCGAGTCTGGAGCCGTAGCCTGCAGCTGGCGAGCTGGCCTAACCGGGGAGGGGCCCCTGGGGCCCCCCAGGGTGGCCCTAGGAGGGTGCCCTCAGCCAGGACCTGGCGACAGGACGCTCTTCCTGAAGCTGGGCCCAGATCAGAGGCAGAAGAAGAGGAGGTCAGGATGGCCAGAGTGACAGCTGCCCGGGGCCGGGAGAGGCTCAATGTGGAGGAGCCTGTAGCTGGGCAAGACCCATGGAAATTGCTGAAGGAGCAAGAGGAGCGGAAGAAGTGCGTCATCTGCCAGGACCAGAGCAAGACGGTGCTGCTTCTGCCTTGTCGGCACCTGTGCCTCTGCCAGGCCTGCACTGAGATCCTGATGCGCCACCCTGTCTACCACCGCAACTGCCCACTGTGCCGCCGGGGCATCCTGCAGACCCTCAACGTCTACCTCTGA